The proteins below are encoded in one region of Nyctibius grandis isolate bNycGra1 chromosome 7, bNycGra1.pri, whole genome shotgun sequence:
- the RPL15 gene encoding large ribosomal subunit protein eL15 — protein sequence MGAYKYIQELWRKKQSDVMRFLLRVRCWQYRQLSALHRAPRPTRPDKARRLGYKAKQGYVIYRVRVRRGGRKRPVPKGATYGKPVNHGVNQLKFARSLQSVAEERAGRHCGALRVLNSYWVGEDSTYKFFEVILIDPFHKTIRRNPDTQWITKPVHKHREMRGLTSAGRKSRGLGKGHKFHHTIGGSRRAAWRRRNTLQLHRYR from the exons ATGGGTGCCTACAAGTACATCCAGGAGCTATGGAGGAAAAAGCAGTCGGATGTGATGCGATTCCTCCTCCGTGTCCGCTGTTGGCAGTATCGCCAGCTGTCTGCCTTGCACCGAGCTCCCCGGCCAACCAGACCAGACAAAGCTCGCAGGCTGGGATATAAGGCCAAGCAAG GTTATGTTATCTACCGTGTCCGTGTTCGCCGTGGTGGTCGTAAACGCCCAGTCCCCAAGGGTGCAACCTACGGTAAACCTGTGAATCATGGTGTTAACCAGCTGAAATTTGCCCGGAGTCTTCAGTCTGTAGCAGAG gaaCGTGCTGGTCGTCACTGTGGGGCTCTGAGAGTCTTGAACTCATATTGGGTAGGTGAAGATTCCACTTACAAGTTCTTCGAAGTGATCCTGATTGATCCCTTCCATAAGACCATCAGGCGCAACCCTGATACCCAATGGATCACCAAGCCCGTCCACAAGCACAGAGAGATGCGTGGGCTGACATCGGCTGGGCGGAAGAGTCGTGGTCTTGGCAAGGGCCACAAATTCCACCACACCATTGGTGGCTCCCGTCGTGCTGCCTGGAGAAGACGCAATACCCTGCAGCTGCACCGTTACCGTTGA
- the NKIRAS1 gene encoding NF-kappa-B inhibitor-interacting Ras-like protein 1 gives MGKGYKVVVCGMASVGKTAILEQLLYGKHTVGLEEGATMEDVYLASVETDRGVKEQLRLYDTRGLQEGVELPKHYFSVADGFVLVYAVTSLEAFQRVELLKKEIDVFRDKKEVTVIVLGNKTDLLDQRQVETEAAQQWARAEKVRLWEVTVTDRKTLLEPFTFLASKLSQSQNKSTFPLPGRKSKGNNCDN, from the exons ATGGGAAAGGGCTACAAGGTGGTGGTTTGTGGAATGGCCTCGGTGGGAAAGACTGCAATTTTGGAGCAGCTTCTCTATGGAAAGCATACTGTTG gCTTAGAAGAGGGTGCCACAATGGAAGATGTGTATTTGGCGTCGGTGGAGACAGACCGAGGCGTGAAGGAACAGTTACGGCTTTATGACACCAGGGGTCTGCAGGAGGGTGTAGAATTGCCAAAACACTATTTCTCTGTTGCTGATGGCTTTGTTCTCGTGTATGCCGTGACCAGCCTGGAAGCTTTCCAAAGAGTTGAACTGCTCAAAAAGGAGATCGATGTCTTTAGAGACAAAAAGGAG GTAACAGTTATTGTCTTGGGAAACAAAACTGACCTCCTGGACCAAAGGCAAGTGGAAACAGAAGCTGCACAGCAATGGGCAAGGGCTGAGAAAGTGAGACTGTGGGAAGTGACTGTGACAGATCGGAAAACACTGCTTGAGCCCTTCACCTTCTTAGCTAGCAAACTCTCCCAGTCCCAGAACAAATCAACATTTCCCTTGCCTGGAAGGAAGAGCAAAGGGAATAACTGTGATAACTAA